The Delphinus delphis chromosome 10, mDelDel1.2, whole genome shotgun sequence genome includes a region encoding these proteins:
- the ARMH2 gene encoding armadillo-like helical domain-containing protein 2 translates to MAKTRAYYAQFWIQVYRYFVGLYHRLKKCWSVVKGFFTKKEEEHIPPAESIFHKEKIAVLGRMLKDKSLALEQRAQAAYRIGLLAFTGGPTAGNFAAEYMKEVAHLLQNYKMEPKIKIQLLQSVASWCYLNPVSQRRAKHLQFIPILVDLFDNRLEPTMKSDINSNLLLKFWSCYVLSVMTCNNLSCMQELRDYSSLKYHLQMLASENWSGWPENFAEELYFLIGFHRN, encoded by the exons ATGGCAAAGACCCGGGCTTACTATGCACAATTTTGGATTCAGGTTTATCGATATTTTGTGGGGCTGTATCACCGCCTCAAGAAATGCTGGAGTGTCGTTAAGGGCTTTTTCACTAAAAAGGAGGAAGAACACATCCCTCCAGCTGAGAGtatttttcacaaagaaaaaattgcGGTGCTTGGCCGTATGTTGAAGGATAAATCTCTAGCCCTTGAACAGAGAGCTCAAGCTGCCTATAGAATTGGACTGTTGGCCTTTACAG GAGGACCAACTGCTGGAAATTTTGCAGCTGAGTACATGAAAGAAGTAGCTCACTTGTTGCAAAATTACAAGATGGAACCAAAAATAAAGATCCAGCTGCTCCAGAGTGTTGCATCTTGGTGTTACTTGAACCCTGTCAGCCAGAGAAGAGCCAAACATTTGCAGTTTATTCCTATTCTCGTTGATCTTTTTGATAACAGACTTGAGCCTACCATGAAAAGTGACATAAACAGCAACCTCCTGCTTAAGTTTTGGAGTTGCTATGTTCTCTCTGTCATGACATGCAATAACCTGTCTTGTATGCAGGAGCTTAGAGACTACAGTTCTCTAAAATATCACTTGCAAATGTTGGCCAGTGAGAATTGGTCTGGATGGCCCGAGAATTTTGCAGAGGAGCTGTATTTCCTCATTGGTTTTCACAGGAATTAA